A stretch of the Aegilops tauschii subsp. strangulata cultivar AL8/78 chromosome 4, Aet v6.0, whole genome shotgun sequence genome encodes the following:
- the LOC109757833 gene encoding uncharacterized protein, with protein MGFLICACLLQLLFLGSSPAAAQSPSPARALDAMLQDYAYRAFVRPHTGIVYNATVPADLAGVAVSGLRLRSGSLRRKGFSDYFEFSIPPGVIVQPYVERVVLVYHNLGELSEKYYPLPGYTYLSPILGLLVYDAANLSATGLSELSIVASGSPISVSFSNVRAVPPGSPAPQCVWFDLDGVPQFRGLEANNVCATYRRGHFSIVVNSSEVAPAPGPSGAIAPPIPTNGGRDKGSSDAWKIAVGVVGGVIALGLLALLLVCFVRYKREKKMEVMERNAEVGETLRMAQVGRSQAPVALGTRTKPVIESEYVA; from the coding sequence ATGGGTTTCTTGATCTGCGCCTGCCTCCTCCAGCTGCTCTTCTTGGGCTCTTCTCCGGCGGCGGCACAGTCaccgtcgccggcgagggcccTGGACGCAATGCTGCAGGACTACGCGTAccgggccttcgtccggccgcaCACCGGCATTGTCTACAACGCCACCGTGCCTGCGGACCTCGCCGGCGTCGCGGTGTCCGGGCTCCGCCTGCGCAGCGGCAGCCTGCGGAGGAAAGGCTTCTCCGACTACTTCGAGTTCAGCATCCCCCCTGGCGTCATCGTGCAGCCGTACGTCGAGAGGGTGGTGCTCGTGTACCACAACCTGGGCGAGCTGTCGGAGAAGTACTACCCGCTCCCCGGCTACACCTACCTCTCGCCCATTCTCGGGCTGCTGGTCTACGACGCTGCCAACTTGTCAGCAACGGGATTGTCCGAGCTGAGCATCGTCGCGTCAGGGAGCCCGATTTCTGTGAGTTTCAGCAATGTGAGGGCGGTGCCCCCAGGCAGTCCAGCGCCGCAGTGTGTGTGGTTTGATTTGGATGGGGTGCCACAGTTCCGGGGCTTGGAGGCAAACAACGTGTGTGCAACCTATCGCCGAGGGCACTTCTCCATAGTGGTGAACTCCAGTGAGGTTGCTCCTGCTCCAGGGCCTTCAGGCGCAATTGCCCCACCAATACCGACTAATGGTGGTCGTGATAAGGGTAGTTCGGACGCATGGAAGATTGCTGTCGGCGTTGTTGGGGGCGTCATTGCATTGGGGCTGTTGGCTTTGCTTCTGGTGTGTTTTGTCAGATATAAAAGGGAAAAGAAGATGGAGGTGATGGAACGAAATGCAGAGGTCGGGGAGACTTTGCGCATGGCGCAGGTTGGGCGGTCGCAAGCGCCTGTAGCGTTGGGAACGCGAACAAAACCTGTGATTGAGAGTGAGTACGTTGCCTAG